In one window of Bradyrhizobium diazoefficiens DNA:
- a CDS encoding PDR/VanB family oxidoreductase, with protein MTKPIEWAAARLRATRELTPDVRLFEIEPDRAFVTATPGSHIDVVVPIDGRPQLRSYSLIGPCPDGLYRIAVKRLASSRGGSIGMWRLKVGERLTISAPSNSFELSYGRPEYLLLAGGIGITPIYTMALALKQAGANFRLLYAARSRGDLALADELARDIGERLQIFVGEEGQRIDIAGEIAQLDRRGELYVCGPFGMLEATRRLWCEAGRPLAHLRYETFGNAGNFADVPFKIRIPRLGLEVEVPANRSMLDALEDAGVDMIFGCRRGECGLCVLPILEASAPVDHRDVFFSSEEQATNEKLCTCVSRAVSGCITIDTPDRLPTQRHSSASLSCRG; from the coding sequence ATGACCAAGCCGATCGAATGGGCAGCCGCGCGCCTTCGCGCCACGCGCGAGCTTACGCCTGACGTCCGTCTCTTCGAGATCGAGCCGGACCGCGCATTCGTCACCGCAACGCCCGGCAGTCACATCGACGTCGTTGTGCCTATTGACGGCCGGCCGCAGCTTCGCAGCTATTCACTGATAGGACCTTGTCCGGACGGACTCTATCGCATCGCCGTCAAGCGGCTCGCGTCCAGCCGGGGCGGGTCTATCGGCATGTGGCGCCTCAAGGTGGGCGAACGGCTTACGATCTCCGCGCCGAGCAACAGCTTCGAATTGAGCTACGGCCGGCCGGAATATCTGCTGCTCGCCGGCGGCATCGGCATCACGCCGATCTACACAATGGCACTGGCGCTGAAGCAAGCGGGCGCGAATTTTCGCCTGCTCTATGCCGCACGCAGCCGCGGCGACTTGGCTCTCGCAGACGAGCTAGCCCGTGACATCGGCGAACGGCTCCAGATCTTCGTCGGTGAAGAGGGACAGCGCATCGACATCGCCGGCGAGATCGCCCAACTCGATCGGCGCGGCGAGCTTTATGTGTGTGGCCCGTTCGGCATGTTGGAGGCGACCAGGCGCCTGTGGTGCGAAGCAGGCAGGCCCCTGGCGCACCTCCGCTACGAGACCTTTGGCAATGCTGGCAACTTTGCGGACGTGCCGTTCAAGATTAGGATTCCCCGGCTGGGTCTCGAAGTCGAGGTCCCCGCCAACCGCTCCATGCTGGATGCGCTTGAAGATGCAGGCGTCGACATGATCTTCGGTTGCCGACGCGGGGAATGTGGGCTGTGCGTCCTGCCGATTCTGGAGGCGTCGGCCCCGGTCGATCATCGCGACGTGTTCTTCAGCAGCGAGGAGCAGGCGACGAACGAGAAGCTGTGCACCTGCGTGTCGCGCGCGGTCAGCGGTTGCATTACCATCGATACGCCCGATCGTCTGCCGACCCAGCGTCATTCCTCGGCGTCCCTATCGTGCAGAGGTTGA
- a CDS encoding aromatic ring-hydroxylating dioxygenase subunit alpha has product MNASKPFPLNAWYAAAWCHEIGRELSARIICGKNVVLYRLTDGVIAALEDACWHRLLPLSLGHLKGDEVMCGYHGLVFNSAGRCTYMPAQKTINPSACVRAYPVVERHRLVWLWPGDPALADPATIPDFHRNDGTQWVGEGGTFYRLKCDYRLVIDNLMDLTHETYVHAGSIGDEAITAAPFDVTHTDDTATMTRWMIDIEPPPFWARQLGRPGRVDRWQIVTFQAPSVVVGDVGVALTGTGAPQGDRSHGANGAFLAAITPETEMTCHYFWNFVRNYRRDDAQLTKELQLAHVNGGAGVYDQDHRILEAQQAAIDKNPRSPFYDLNIDAGSLWARRLIDRMLADEQARVIANVAAE; this is encoded by the coding sequence ATGAACGCATCAAAGCCTTTTCCGCTCAACGCCTGGTACGCTGCTGCATGGTGCCACGAAATCGGCCGCGAGCTTTCCGCCCGCATCATCTGCGGCAAGAACGTCGTGCTCTACCGGCTCACCGACGGGGTGATCGCCGCGCTGGAGGATGCCTGCTGGCACCGGCTGCTGCCGCTGTCGCTCGGACATCTCAAGGGCGATGAGGTCATGTGTGGCTATCACGGGCTGGTCTTCAATTCGGCCGGCCGCTGCACCTACATGCCCGCGCAGAAGACGATCAATCCGTCAGCCTGCGTGCGCGCCTATCCGGTCGTCGAGCGGCATCGCCTGGTCTGGCTGTGGCCCGGTGACCCCGCGCTGGCGGACCCTGCCACAATTCCGGATTTTCACCGGAACGACGGCACGCAATGGGTCGGCGAGGGGGGCACGTTCTATCGGTTGAAATGCGACTATCGCCTTGTGATCGACAATCTCATGGACCTCACACACGAGACGTATGTTCACGCCGGCAGCATCGGCGACGAGGCGATCACGGCCGCGCCCTTCGATGTGACCCATACCGACGACACGGCGACGATGACGCGCTGGATGATCGACATCGAGCCGCCCCCGTTCTGGGCGCGCCAGCTCGGACGGCCGGGCCGTGTCGATCGCTGGCAAATCGTGACGTTCCAGGCACCATCGGTCGTCGTCGGCGACGTCGGCGTGGCGCTGACAGGTACGGGCGCGCCGCAAGGCGACCGCTCGCACGGCGCCAACGGCGCGTTCTTGGCGGCGATCACCCCCGAGACCGAGATGACATGCCACTATTTCTGGAACTTCGTCCGAAATTATCGCAGGGATGATGCGCAATTGACGAAAGAGCTCCAGCTCGCCCACGTCAATGGCGGAGCGGGCGTCTACGATCAGGATCACAGGATACTGGAGGCGCAGCAGGCCGCGATTGACAAGAACCCGCGTTCGCCCTTCTACGATCTCAACATCGATGCGGGCTCGCTCTGGGCGCGGCGGCTGATCGACCGGATGCTGGCCGACGAACAAGCCCGCGTGATCGCAAATGTTGCGGCCGAGTGA
- a CDS encoding S10 family peptidase, producing MTGSAGGDDPASCHDTTAKASGTDARSAGTPSPLSSIEHRLPPNSTTPQTLELPGRTLGFIATAGSIRVFGDKGEPQADIAYTSYQLGGTDRAKRPVTFLFNGGPGAASAWLRYGSAGPWRLPIDAEFVTPSVSPEIRPNAETWLDFTDLVFIDPVGTGYSRFVATDDDVSKQFYSVDGDACSIALVIRRWLERHERLSSPKYVAGESYGGIRGPKVVRNLQMRQGVGVKGLILISPLFDYSEFTGRSLLKYVATLPSYVAVAREAKGEGKGEVSRADIADVEDYARGEFLADLVKGKADKEATSRLADKVAALIGIDRAVSRRLAGRLDVSEFCREFDRERGNVTGRYDASLRGLDPYPDSDVHRFGDPSADGLRAPLTSAAVDVLIRKLNWRPDGSYELANSAAIGARDFGHGSSPESLSDLRQILATDATVNVLVGHGLFDIATPYFGSKMALDQLPRFASAPRVKLVVYPGGHMFYSRDSSRRAFRAEIEAIMKY from the coding sequence GTGACGGGAAGCGCCGGGGGCGACGATCCCGCCTCGTGCCACGACACCACGGCGAAGGCCAGTGGCACGGACGCGCGCAGCGCTGGCACGCCAAGTCCCCTATCGTCCATCGAGCATCGCCTGCCGCCAAATTCTACCACCCCTCAGACGCTCGAGCTGCCCGGGCGAACGCTTGGTTTCATCGCGACTGCGGGCTCGATCCGCGTGTTCGGCGACAAGGGCGAGCCGCAGGCGGACATCGCCTACACCTCCTATCAGCTCGGCGGCACAGATCGTGCCAAGCGTCCAGTCACATTCCTCTTCAATGGCGGCCCGGGCGCCGCCTCGGCTTGGCTGCGATATGGCAGCGCCGGGCCATGGCGGTTGCCGATCGATGCGGAGTTCGTCACGCCGTCGGTGTCGCCGGAGATCAGGCCCAACGCCGAGACCTGGCTGGATTTTACCGACCTCGTCTTCATTGATCCCGTCGGCACCGGCTATAGCCGTTTCGTAGCGACGGACGACGATGTGAGCAAGCAATTCTATTCAGTCGATGGCGATGCCTGTTCAATCGCGCTGGTGATCCGCCGCTGGCTCGAGAGGCACGAGCGGCTCTCCTCGCCGAAATATGTCGCGGGCGAAAGCTATGGCGGCATTCGCGGACCGAAGGTCGTGCGCAATCTGCAGATGCGGCAGGGCGTCGGGGTGAAGGGTCTGATCTTGATCTCGCCGCTGTTCGACTACAGCGAGTTCACAGGCAGGAGCCTTCTGAAATATGTTGCGACGCTGCCAAGCTATGTCGCGGTGGCCCGTGAAGCCAAGGGCGAGGGCAAGGGAGAGGTCAGTCGAGCCGACATCGCCGACGTGGAAGATTACGCACGTGGCGAATTCCTAGCCGACCTCGTCAAGGGCAAGGCCGACAAGGAGGCCACAAGCCGTCTCGCCGACAAGGTTGCCGCCTTGATCGGCATAGACCGGGCCGTCAGCCGACGGCTTGCCGGGCGCCTTGACGTCAGCGAATTCTGCCGCGAGTTCGATCGCGAGAGGGGCAACGTGACCGGCCGTTATGACGCATCCCTGCGCGGCCTTGATCCCTATCCGGATTCCGATGTCCACCGCTTCGGCGACCCCTCGGCAGATGGGCTGCGGGCGCCGCTGACGAGCGCCGCAGTCGACGTCCTGATCCGCAAGCTCAACTGGCGGCCGGACGGCTCATATGAACTGGCCAACAGCGCGGCAATTGGGGCGCGGGATTTCGGCCACGGCAGCTCTCCAGAATCGCTCTCGGACCTGCGCCAGATCCTTGCGACGGACGCGACAGTGAATGTGCTGGTTGGACATGGCCTTTTCGATATTGCGACGCCCTATTTCGGCTCGAAGATGGCGCTCGATCAGTTGCCGCGCTTTGCCTCGGCACCGCGAGTCAAACTCGTGGTCTATCCGGGCGGACACATGTTCTATTCACGCGACTCCTCGCGCCGTGCCTTTCGCGCAGAGATCGAAGCGATCATGAAGTACTAA
- a CDS encoding outer membrane beta-barrel protein, producing the protein MRSGVLLSGIATFALVASGAANAVDLWPDVKLPAAVWSWSGGYIGGHVGGGYGRTSFSNPYGPSIYGGVVDTPVFLAGGQIGFNWQKNSWVFGVELDASGVVSEGTNTCLAASGFVVSANCKAGPNVFATGTGRVGYTFGPHGRTLAYLKGGVAWQNNRGDVVNNNEFNGRGSQENTSFDYGRVGGIIGLGVEQALTSAWSLKVEYDYLHFGGPSIVTPPTVQFPPFAILPANTTSLSSSYHIGTIGLNYHFEADPWGAHRSDAPLFTKATGSVPPTTDTAGWSFEGGSRLWLSRGRFQWNLPNQIPAGDPDILVSRITHHGLNGLSGELFGRLDSPWGVFLKSNVGIGRFDKGSTNDEDWGTQGNHPSLSYINTKAGQANGRFSYYTADVGYDLLRGVDYKVGGFIGWTYYEQSSDYIGCVQIANPMGPCSRPDSDGDDTVAGSQNSQWNAPRVGLSAETRLTERWRLSADVAYLPWTDFNGRDHHLARPPTTFLDQRGSGGGGVQLEGVLSYFITKNFSVGVGARYWAMWTKKDSEVICTGCDGPGTTETVFSKFSAERWGTFFQASYRLD; encoded by the coding sequence ATGCGATCTGGAGTTCTTCTTTCGGGAATCGCAACATTTGCGCTCGTCGCAAGCGGTGCAGCCAATGCGGTAGATCTTTGGCCAGACGTGAAATTGCCAGCGGCAGTGTGGAGCTGGTCCGGAGGCTATATTGGCGGGCACGTCGGCGGTGGGTACGGACGAACCTCATTCAGCAATCCCTACGGTCCCTCAATCTATGGCGGCGTGGTTGACACCCCAGTGTTCCTCGCAGGTGGTCAGATAGGCTTTAATTGGCAGAAGAACAGCTGGGTTTTTGGCGTCGAGCTCGATGCCAGCGGTGTTGTCTCCGAGGGCACAAATACCTGCCTCGCCGCCTCCGGCTTTGTTGTGAGCGCAAACTGCAAGGCAGGTCCCAACGTCTTTGCGACCGGGACCGGCCGGGTCGGTTACACCTTTGGCCCGCATGGCCGCACGCTGGCCTATCTCAAGGGAGGCGTGGCTTGGCAAAACAATCGTGGCGATGTCGTCAACAACAACGAGTTCAATGGCCGCGGGAGTCAAGAGAACACCAGTTTCGACTATGGTCGGGTCGGTGGCATCATCGGGCTGGGCGTCGAGCAAGCGCTGACGTCTGCATGGTCGCTCAAGGTCGAATATGACTACCTGCATTTCGGTGGGCCGAGTATCGTAACGCCTCCGACGGTGCAGTTTCCGCCGTTCGCAATCCTTCCGGCGAATACAACGAGCCTGTCTAGCAGCTATCACATCGGAACGATCGGTCTAAATTACCATTTTGAGGCCGACCCTTGGGGTGCGCATCGGTCCGATGCGCCGTTGTTCACGAAAGCAACGGGCAGCGTGCCGCCGACGACTGACACAGCCGGTTGGTCGTTCGAAGGCGGCTCCCGGCTCTGGCTCAGCCGCGGACGATTCCAATGGAATTTGCCTAATCAAATCCCTGCTGGAGATCCTGACATTCTTGTATCGAGGATCACCCACCACGGTCTCAACGGACTTTCCGGGGAATTGTTTGGCCGTCTTGACAGCCCGTGGGGAGTGTTTCTGAAGAGCAACGTTGGCATCGGTCGTTTCGACAAAGGAAGCACCAACGATGAAGATTGGGGCACCCAAGGAAACCATCCCAGCCTCTCCTACATTAACACGAAAGCAGGCCAGGCAAACGGGAGGTTCAGCTATTACACCGCCGACGTAGGTTACGATCTCCTGCGCGGCGTCGACTACAAGGTCGGCGGCTTTATCGGCTGGACCTACTACGAACAGAGCTCCGACTACATCGGATGTGTACAGATTGCTAACCCGATGGGTCCATGCTCGCGGCCGGATTCAGATGGTGACGACACGGTCGCTGGAAGCCAGAATTCCCAGTGGAATGCACCTCGTGTCGGCCTAAGCGCCGAAACCAGGCTCACCGAGCGTTGGCGTTTGAGCGCCGACGTCGCTTACCTGCCTTGGACCGATTTCAACGGACGTGACCATCACCTTGCGCGACCGCCGACCACATTCCTTGATCAACGCGGGAGCGGAGGCGGGGGTGTCCAACTCGAAGGCGTGTTGTCCTACTTCATTACCAAGAACTTCAGCGTCGGCGTCGGCGCGCGCTATTGGGCCATGTGGACCAAAAAAGACAGCGAAGTGATATGCACAGGCTGTGATGGCCCGGGAACCACTGAGACTGTGTTTTCGAAGTTCAGCGCAGAGCGCTGGGGCACGTTCTTTCAAGCCTCTTATAGGCTCGATTGA
- a CDS encoding glycoside hydrolase family 18 protein, which translates to MVAGYVAPWKARTGGPNIKTIPTRALTHLMYAFGTVSAEGRAALADRCLDAGACDGTAPSPPFGGNFAQLAELKRSSPELRILISLGGWSGSKYFSAAAATPMSRARFAQSVIEAFFRPYSGLFDGVDVDWEFPVSGGRPGNLARLEDRTNFTLLIAELRRRLIEFSALERRELELTIAVSAAPNKIVNLDAAALAPLVDRIHLMAYDYHAGSAFAGFNAPLFACAGDPNPDLNVDASVNALIRAGMPPGKVTLGVAFYGRAVAGVPQENAGLLQAGTRASEQWGGSDGIDYRDLVARRPEERGFRRYWSDEAQVPWLYDAERRIWISYDDPLSIARKTMYACAHGLAGIMIWDLFADDGSLLLAALHMLPARRFD; encoded by the coding sequence GTGGTCGCCGGCTATGTCGCCCCGTGGAAAGCCCGGACGGGCGGTCCAAACATCAAGACGATCCCGACGCGCGCGCTGACCCACTTGATGTACGCGTTCGGCACCGTTTCGGCAGAAGGACGGGCTGCACTTGCGGATCGTTGCCTCGACGCAGGAGCCTGCGACGGAACCGCGCCCTCGCCCCCGTTCGGCGGAAATTTCGCCCAACTCGCCGAATTGAAGCGGAGCAGTCCAGAGCTTCGCATCCTGATTTCGTTGGGCGGTTGGAGCGGGTCGAAATATTTCTCGGCCGCCGCTGCCACGCCGATGTCGCGCGCGCGGTTCGCACAATCCGTTATCGAGGCGTTCTTTCGCCCGTATTCTGGTTTGTTCGATGGTGTGGATGTGGATTGGGAGTTTCCCGTCTCAGGAGGACGTCCAGGAAATCTGGCGCGCCTCGAGGACCGTACGAATTTCACGCTCCTGATTGCGGAGCTTCGCCGAAGACTCATTGAGTTTTCCGCATTGGAGCGCAGGGAGCTCGAGCTCACCATTGCCGTATCTGCCGCCCCCAATAAGATTGTCAATCTGGATGCGGCCGCTCTGGCCCCGCTGGTCGACCGGATCCATCTGATGGCTTACGACTATCATGCGGGCTCGGCTTTTGCCGGCTTCAATGCCCCGCTGTTCGCCTGTGCCGGCGATCCAAATCCCGATCTCAATGTCGATGCAAGTGTGAATGCCTTGATCCGGGCCGGGATGCCGCCGGGCAAGGTCACACTCGGCGTCGCCTTCTATGGCCGAGCTGTGGCAGGCGTTCCGCAGGAGAATGCGGGACTGTTGCAAGCAGGGACGAGGGCGAGCGAGCAGTGGGGAGGGAGCGATGGCATCGATTATCGCGATCTCGTTGCCAGGCGACCGGAAGAGCGGGGCTTTCGCCGCTATTGGAGTGATGAGGCGCAGGTGCCGTGGCTCTATGACGCCGAACGGCGGATATGGATCAGCTACGACGATCCGCTCTCCATCGCACGCAAGACGATGTACGCATGCGCCCATGGACTCGCCGGGATCATGATCTGGGACCTGTTCGCCGACGACGGTTCGCTGCTGCTCGCGGCGCTCCACATGCTTCCTGCGCGAAGATTCGATTAG
- the groES gene encoding co-chaperone GroES produces MNFRPLHDRVVVKRIDAEEKTAGGIIIPDTAKEKPSQGEVIAVGPGGRDESGKLIPIDVQGGDRVLFGKWSGTEVKIDGQELLIMKESDIMGVLTDASAKKKAA; encoded by the coding sequence ATGAACTTCCGTCCGCTTCACGACCGCGTCGTGGTCAAGCGCATCGACGCAGAAGAGAAGACCGCCGGCGGCATCATCATTCCCGATACGGCCAAGGAAAAGCCCTCGCAGGGCGAAGTGATCGCCGTCGGCCCCGGCGGCCGCGACGAGAGCGGCAAGCTGATCCCGATCGACGTCCAAGGCGGCGACCGCGTGCTGTTCGGCAAGTGGTCCGGCACCGAGGTCAAGATCGACGGCCAGGAGCTGCTGATCATGAAGGAGAGCGACATCATGGGCGTTCTCACCGACGCGTCGGCCAAGAAGAAGGCCGCCTAA
- the groL gene encoding chaperonin GroEL (60 kDa chaperone family; promotes refolding of misfolded polypeptides especially under stressful conditions; forms two stacked rings of heptamers to form a barrel-shaped 14mer; ends can be capped by GroES; misfolded proteins enter the barrel where they are refolded when GroES binds), translating to MSAKEVKFGVDARDRMLRGVDILNNAVKVTLGPKGRNVVLDKSFGAPRITKDGVTVAKDIELDDKFENMGAQMVREVASKSADAAGDGTTTATVLAAAIVREGAKAVAAGMNPMDLKRGIDLAVDAVVADLQKNTKKVTSNDEISQVGTISANGDAEIGKFLADAMKKVGNEGVITVEEAKSLETELDVVEGMQFDRGYISPYFVTNADKMRVEMDDAYILINEKKLSSLNELLPLLEAVVQTGKPLVIVAEDVEGEALATLVVNRLRGGLKVAAVKAPGFGDRRKAMLQDIAILTGGQAISEDLGIKLENVTLNMLGRAKKVMIDKENTTIVNGAGKKTDIEARVAQIKAQIEETTSDYDREKLQERLAKLAGGVAVIRVGGATEVEVKERKDRVDDAMHATRAAVEEGIVPGGGVALLRASEQLKGLRTKNDDQKTGVEIVRKALSAPARQIAINAGEDGSVIVGKILEKDQYAYGFDSQTGEYGNLVTKGIIDPTKVVRTAIQNAASVAALLITTEAMVAELPKKGGAGPAMPPGGGMGGMGGMDF from the coding sequence ATGTCAGCTAAAGAAGTCAAATTCGGCGTCGATGCCCGCGACCGCATGCTGCGCGGCGTCGACATCCTCAACAACGCGGTGAAGGTCACGCTCGGTCCGAAGGGCCGCAACGTCGTGCTCGACAAGTCGTTCGGTGCTCCCCGCATCACCAAGGACGGCGTCACCGTCGCCAAGGATATCGAGCTCGACGATAAGTTCGAGAATATGGGTGCGCAGATGGTGCGCGAAGTCGCCTCCAAGTCCGCTGACGCGGCCGGCGACGGCACCACCACCGCGACCGTGCTCGCGGCTGCCATCGTCCGTGAGGGCGCCAAGGCGGTTGCCGCCGGCATGAATCCGATGGACCTCAAGCGCGGTATCGACCTTGCCGTCGATGCGGTGGTTGCGGACCTGCAGAAGAACACCAAGAAGGTCACCTCGAACGACGAGATCTCTCAGGTCGGCACCATCTCGGCAAACGGTGACGCGGAGATCGGCAAGTTCCTCGCCGACGCCATGAAGAAGGTCGGCAACGAGGGCGTCATCACCGTCGAGGAAGCCAAGTCGCTCGAGACCGAGCTCGACGTCGTCGAGGGCATGCAGTTCGACCGCGGCTACATCTCGCCCTACTTCGTCACCAACGCCGACAAGATGCGCGTTGAGATGGACGACGCCTACATCCTCATCAACGAGAAGAAGCTCTCCTCGCTGAACGAGCTGCTGCCGCTGCTCGAGGCCGTGGTGCAGACCGGCAAGCCGCTGGTCATCGTCGCCGAGGACGTCGAAGGTGAGGCGCTCGCGACGCTGGTCGTGAACCGCCTCCGCGGTGGTCTGAAGGTCGCGGCCGTCAAGGCGCCGGGCTTCGGCGATCGCCGCAAGGCCATGCTGCAGGACATCGCGATCCTGACCGGCGGCCAGGCGATCTCGGAAGACCTCGGCATCAAGCTCGAGAACGTCACGCTCAACATGCTCGGTCGCGCCAAGAAGGTGATGATCGACAAGGAGAACACCACGATCGTCAACGGCGCCGGCAAGAAGACCGACATCGAGGCGCGCGTGGCCCAGATCAAGGCGCAGATCGAGGAGACCACCTCGGACTACGACCGTGAGAAGCTCCAGGAGCGTCTCGCCAAGCTCGCGGGCGGCGTCGCGGTGATCCGCGTCGGCGGCGCGACCGAGGTCGAGGTGAAGGAGCGCAAGGATCGCGTTGATGACGCGATGCATGCGACCCGCGCGGCTGTCGAGGAAGGCATCGTCCCGGGCGGCGGCGTCGCCCTGCTCCGTGCCTCCGAGCAGCTCAAGGGCCTGCGCACCAAGAACGACGACCAGAAGACCGGCGTCGAGATCGTGCGCAAGGCGCTCTCCGCGCCCGCCCGCCAGATCGCGATCAACGCCGGTGAAGACGGCTCGGTGATCGTCGGCAAGATCCTCGAAAAGGATCAATACGCCTATGGCTTCGACTCGCAGACCGGCGAATACGGGAATCTTGTCACCAAGGGCATCATCGACCCGACCAAGGTGGTCCGTACCGCGATCCAGAATGCAGCCTCGGTCGCTGCGCTGCTGATCACCACGGAAGCTATGGTCGCCGAGCTGCCCAAGAAGGGCGGCGCCGGTCCGGCGATGCCTCCGGGCGGCGGCATGGGTGGCATGGGCGGGATGGACTTCTGA
- a CDS encoding FAD-binding oxidoreductase produces MQGDPRSHGLWELTAPHEPQTARLAGEMDVDVLVIGGGYTGLSSALHLAEGGARVAVLEASELGFGGSGRNVGLVNAGMWVMPDTLAATLGRTLGERLIDLLGHGPRKVFDLIAQHDIDCEQEPTGTLHCAVGRRGLEDIKARAEQWQRRGAPVEILGAEETRRSIGGGNYAGALLDRRAGTIQPLAYVRGLARAALAAGAKIFTHSAALNANDGGSRWKVNTTAGSVRADWVIVATDAYARGPWSQVRQEQIQLPYFNFATRPLPDHLRASILPERQGAWDTKQVLSSFRFDGAGRLVYGSVGALERSSAAVHRAWAIRSLGKLFPQLSDIEFEAGWFGTIGMTSDNLPRFHKLDRNVIGFNGYNGRGIAPGTVFGGVLASHVLGQLADKDLPLPIAPVEEPRFRATREALYRIGAQLVHFTEARL; encoded by the coding sequence ATGCAAGGGGATCCGAGATCGCACGGGCTCTGGGAACTGACGGCTCCGCATGAACCTCAGACCGCTCGTCTGGCTGGCGAGATGGACGTCGATGTCCTCGTCATCGGTGGCGGATATACCGGACTTTCGTCCGCTCTCCACCTTGCGGAAGGAGGAGCACGCGTCGCTGTCCTCGAGGCGTCTGAACTCGGTTTCGGCGGCTCCGGACGCAATGTCGGTCTCGTGAATGCCGGTATGTGGGTCATGCCGGACACTCTCGCAGCGACGCTGGGACGAACCCTTGGGGAGCGCCTGATCGATCTGCTCGGCCATGGGCCGCGGAAGGTGTTCGATCTTATTGCGCAACATGACATTGATTGCGAGCAGGAGCCCACGGGCACGCTGCACTGTGCAGTCGGACGCAGGGGATTGGAGGACATCAAGGCTCGTGCTGAACAATGGCAGCGACGTGGTGCGCCGGTCGAGATTCTCGGTGCCGAGGAGACGCGTCGGAGCATTGGCGGTGGCAACTACGCCGGTGCGCTGCTGGATAGGCGCGCTGGGACAATTCAGCCGCTAGCCTATGTTCGTGGTTTGGCTCGTGCGGCGCTTGCTGCGGGCGCGAAAATATTCACTCACAGTGCTGCTCTCAACGCCAACGACGGCGGCTCGCGCTGGAAGGTCAATACGACAGCCGGATCTGTGCGTGCAGATTGGGTGATTGTTGCCACCGATGCCTACGCGCGAGGACCCTGGTCGCAGGTCCGGCAGGAGCAGATCCAACTGCCTTACTTCAACTTTGCGACCCGACCTCTCCCGGATCATTTGAGGGCATCGATCCTGCCCGAACGCCAGGGAGCCTGGGATACGAAACAGGTGCTCAGTTCATTTCGATTCGACGGTGCAGGTCGGCTCGTTTATGGCAGCGTCGGTGCTCTTGAGCGGAGCAGTGCAGCAGTGCACAGGGCGTGGGCCATCCGTTCGCTTGGCAAGCTGTTTCCTCAGCTCTCCGACATCGAATTCGAGGCCGGTTGGTTCGGGACGATCGGTATGACCTCGGACAACCTACCCCGCTTTCACAAGTTGGACCGCAACGTAATTGGGTTCAATGGATACAACGGCCGCGGAATTGCGCCGGGCACTGTGTTCGGAGGCGTGCTCGCGTCCCATGTGCTAGGGCAGCTTGCGGACAAAGATCTTCCGCTTCCGATCGCGCCGGTGGAGGAGCCGCGCTTCCGCGCCACGCGGGAGGCGCTCTATCGGATCGGGGCGCAACTCGTTCATTTCACCGAAGCCCGGCTCTGA